A section of the Methanosarcina mazei S-6 genome encodes:
- a CDS encoding helix-turn-helix transcriptional regulator — protein sequence MEAGMDLEEEAYNIIRRHKDGVFQNVIWKELDIDSRKCSRIIKKLLDKDLIIREVGVSNGARTYLLKAKEEVKEKYDLLLSGDMFSACTGCTGDCEPEYCGRLSEWIGNLMVEEAEEAGEVEEAEDMDVEAEDEDKFKEEI from the coding sequence GTGGAAGCAGGCATGGATCTTGAAGAAGAAGCATATAACATAATACGAAGACATAAAGACGGCGTTTTCCAGAACGTTATCTGGAAAGAGCTGGATATCGACAGCAGGAAATGCTCCAGAATCATAAAAAAGCTTCTGGACAAAGACCTTATTATCCGTGAAGTGGGAGTCTCAAACGGAGCAAGGACATACCTCCTTAAAGCAAAAGAGGAGGTTAAGGAAAAATACGATCTTCTGCTCTCCGGGGATATGTTTTCAGCCTGCACAGGCTGTACCGGGGACTGCGAGCCCGAGTACTGCGGAAGACTCAGTGAATGGATCGGAAACCTTATGGTGGAAGAAGCTGAGGAAGCCGGAGAAGTCGAAGAAGCCGAAGATATGGATGTAGAAGCTGAAGATGAGGACAAATTTAAAGAAGAGATCTAA
- a CDS encoding ABC transporter ATP-binding protein, with protein sequence MIELRNLSYTYGTAEEPSLKNINLKVKKGELLLVTGHSAAGKTTLALAMAGILHHEIGGKIEGNLSFKNRDIKEFDGIKELSRHTGMVFDDAESQLIFTTVEEEILSGLENRGYSGKEIQRRLNEVMELCEIGHLKERAPHTLSGGQKQKVALAATLALDTEVLILDEATAELDTEAVRKVFSVLKRLKEAEKTIIIVDHNIEDFLEIGDRVVLLEKGEIKAIKSPADFAAVSEDTDLTSKSSKKEYSCSQKERQPVISIKNLTQRYGEFNALDNLDLEIRSGELVAILGENGSGKTTLVKHLNGLLRPYSGNVSVKGLNTSLTPVNELVKHTGLVFQNPDNMLFEDTVEAEVAFGLNNIGITGSEAGDAIARSLELVNLKGKEKVFPRHLSRGERQRLAVACVIAMRPELIILDEPTTGLDAEESDRMMQLMKRLQLEGHTILMVTHNMQIVKDHAERVIRMASGKIVEDSANGACNSFKRNIKCVEEKCAEGGAIV encoded by the coding sequence ATGATCGAGCTCAGGAACTTGTCTTATACATACGGGACAGCGGAAGAACCCTCCCTGAAAAATATAAATCTGAAAGTTAAAAAAGGAGAACTGCTCCTTGTTACAGGGCACAGTGCAGCCGGAAAAACCACCCTTGCCCTTGCAATGGCAGGAATCCTCCACCACGAGATCGGAGGCAAAATTGAAGGAAACCTCAGCTTCAAAAACAGGGACATAAAAGAGTTTGACGGAATAAAAGAGTTAAGCCGGCATACAGGGATGGTTTTTGATGATGCGGAGTCCCAGCTGATCTTTACAACCGTTGAAGAAGAGATCCTTTCAGGGCTCGAAAACCGGGGATACTCTGGAAAAGAGATTCAGCGCAGGTTAAATGAGGTAATGGAGCTCTGTGAAATCGGTCACCTGAAAGAGAGGGCTCCTCATACGCTGTCCGGCGGGCAGAAGCAGAAAGTAGCCCTTGCTGCAACTCTTGCCCTGGATACCGAAGTCCTGATCCTTGATGAAGCTACTGCCGAACTGGACACAGAAGCAGTAAGAAAAGTGTTTTCTGTCCTTAAAAGGCTCAAAGAAGCAGAAAAGACAATTATAATCGTGGACCACAATATAGAGGATTTCCTTGAAATTGGGGACAGGGTTGTGCTCCTTGAAAAAGGGGAAATAAAAGCCATAAAAAGTCCTGCGGATTTTGCAGCCGTTTCTGAAGATACTGATCTAACTTCCAAAAGCAGCAAGAAGGAGTATTCCTGCTCTCAAAAAGAGAGGCAGCCTGTTATTTCTATAAAAAACCTGACACAACGCTATGGAGAATTCAATGCTCTTGATAACCTTGACCTTGAGATCAGGTCAGGAGAACTCGTTGCAATCCTCGGGGAAAACGGTTCAGGAAAGACCACTCTTGTCAAACACCTTAATGGCCTCCTGCGCCCTTACTCCGGAAACGTGTCAGTAAAAGGGCTCAACACTTCCCTTACTCCTGTTAATGAGCTTGTAAAACACACGGGCCTGGTCTTCCAGAACCCTGACAATATGCTTTTTGAAGATACGGTTGAAGCTGAAGTGGCTTTCGGGCTAAACAATATCGGAATAACCGGCTCTGAGGCAGGCGATGCTATTGCCCGTTCCCTTGAACTCGTGAACCTGAAAGGCAAAGAGAAAGTGTTTCCACGCCACCTGAGCCGTGGAGAGAGGCAAAGGCTTGCTGTTGCCTGTGTAATTGCAATGAGACCTGAACTGATTATCCTTGATGAGCCCACAACAGGACTGGATGCGGAAGAGTCGGACAGGATGATGCAGCTTATGAAAAGGCTCCAGCTTGAAGGCCACACAATATTGATGGTAACTCACAACATGCAGATAGTAAAAGACCATGCTGAAAGAGTCATTCGCATGGCTTCCGGAAAGATAGTGGAAGATTCGGCGAATGGAGCCTGTAATTCTTTTAAAAGAAACATCAAATGCGTTGAAGAAAAGTGCGCCGAAGGGGGAGCAATAGTATGA
- a CDS encoding DUF5814 domain-containing protein, translating to MTLWVLGYAEKSKVIVMTIKDRLKQPLSVAELHIKESYKGPRPHKIRVLTGKKNEEFIPPQQFIELLRSANRIMLAEGGDPSNEEAFLEMLKGFQLSADRVKICKHCWINKRFNFVNSKSIRYHDELICEDCAKEELLRAVRSAGAQYGEKSVDFLEQVLHKTRDLDRTIRMLSPERLDPEFTRYDTIRTTPSEARVRIRDLPLAKKFKEMLLEKSETLLPVQGLSIEAGLLERKNQFVVSATATGKTLIGEMAGVQNLLNKKGKMLYLVPLVALANQKYDQFTERYSKLGLTTSIKIGAILIKTSQRVKMRTSPNADIIVGTYEGVDHMLRSGNADFLGKIGTVVIDEVHTLEDQERGHRLDGLIGRLRYVAPEAQFIYLSATVANPAGYAKKLGAQLIRYEHRPVPIDRHLLFCQDSEKAKLISQLAKEEYSMFSSKNHRGQTIVFTNSRRNCHKLAGALSIRASPYHAGLSQYERKKVETLFAKGELPVIVTTAALAAGVDFPASQVIFESLAMGIDWISVQDFLQMSGRAGRPDYHDRGVVVLMPVPGKSYSSAQSDTEEEVAIKLLQGEMLSAGVEYGEAEQLEEVLASVAVTSSVQDLRGIHSLMFGSFDLDRLVSRLQSYRFIEKKGAKISLTRFGKIISAHFLPVSKAFLIRDAVLEDNNPIKIATNLEFFDAAYFKYSNQIGSSLHVNMPSRVFQGAALDIVFDGESLSQLDIKIRELMLNFASDFLTCGCRDSPYCGCAEQKFSEKIIRLRMEGNDPSQIIRTLEDKYGISAYQGDVFGYLDNAVRNLDAIELIARVHSKREVAENAKKLKKKVQG from the coding sequence ATGACACTATGGGTCCTCGGTTACGCCGAAAAATCAAAAGTTATAGTAATGACAATAAAAGACCGGTTGAAGCAGCCTCTTTCCGTGGCCGAGCTCCATATAAAGGAAAGTTACAAAGGTCCACGTCCTCATAAAATAAGGGTTCTTACCGGCAAAAAGAATGAGGAATTTATTCCTCCCCAGCAGTTCATAGAGCTTTTAAGAAGTGCAAACAGGATCATGCTGGCAGAAGGAGGGGACCCTTCAAATGAAGAAGCATTCCTTGAAATGCTTAAAGGATTTCAGCTCAGTGCAGATAGGGTAAAGATTTGCAAACACTGCTGGATCAATAAGCGTTTCAATTTCGTAAACAGCAAGTCAATCAGGTACCATGATGAACTTATCTGTGAAGACTGCGCAAAAGAAGAACTCCTGCGTGCAGTTCGTTCAGCAGGCGCACAGTACGGAGAAAAATCTGTAGATTTTCTTGAACAGGTTCTCCATAAGACCCGGGACCTTGACCGGACAATCCGTATGCTGAGCCCTGAGAGGCTGGACCCTGAGTTCACAAGGTATGATACTATCAGGACAACACCTTCAGAAGCCAGAGTCAGGATAAGGGACCTGCCCCTTGCAAAAAAATTCAAAGAAATGCTTCTTGAAAAATCCGAAACCCTGCTTCCTGTGCAGGGACTGTCCATAGAAGCCGGGCTTCTGGAAAGGAAAAACCAGTTTGTGGTTTCTGCAACCGCAACCGGGAAAACTCTTATAGGGGAAATGGCAGGAGTCCAGAACCTTTTGAATAAAAAAGGGAAAATGCTCTACCTTGTCCCTCTTGTAGCCCTGGCAAACCAGAAGTATGACCAGTTCACAGAGCGTTATTCAAAGCTCGGGCTTACAACTTCCATCAAAATTGGCGCAATTCTCATAAAGACTTCCCAGCGCGTGAAAATGCGGACAAGCCCGAATGCCGATATCATTGTGGGGACCTATGAAGGCGTGGACCACATGCTCCGTTCGGGAAATGCTGATTTTCTCGGTAAAATTGGGACTGTTGTTATAGACGAGGTACACACCCTTGAAGACCAGGAAAGAGGGCACAGGCTTGACGGGCTTATAGGTAGGCTTCGTTATGTGGCTCCTGAAGCCCAGTTTATCTATCTCTCGGCAACCGTTGCAAATCCTGCAGGATATGCAAAGAAGCTCGGAGCACAGCTTATTCGCTATGAGCACAGGCCTGTTCCTATAGACCGTCATCTCCTTTTCTGCCAGGACAGTGAAAAGGCAAAACTGATCTCCCAGCTTGCAAAAGAAGAGTATTCAATGTTCTCTTCGAAAAATCACAGGGGACAGACAATAGTTTTTACGAATTCCAGGAGAAACTGCCATAAACTGGCAGGAGCACTTTCTATCCGGGCTTCTCCCTATCACGCAGGGCTTTCTCAGTATGAAAGGAAAAAGGTAGAAACCCTTTTTGCAAAAGGAGAACTTCCTGTAATCGTGACCACTGCCGCCCTTGCAGCTGGAGTGGATTTCCCGGCTTCTCAGGTTATTTTCGAATCCCTTGCAATGGGCATAGACTGGATTTCGGTCCAGGACTTCCTGCAGATGAGCGGAAGAGCAGGCAGACCTGATTATCACGATCGGGGAGTTGTAGTCCTCATGCCGGTTCCGGGGAAATCATATTCAAGCGCACAGTCCGATACTGAAGAAGAGGTTGCAATCAAGTTATTGCAGGGAGAGATGCTTTCTGCAGGGGTTGAATACGGGGAAGCCGAACAGCTTGAAGAGGTGCTTGCTTCAGTTGCAGTTACTTCTTCGGTCCAGGATTTAAGGGGTATCCATTCTCTTATGTTTGGAAGCTTTGACCTCGACAGGCTGGTTTCTCGCCTTCAGAGCTACAGGTTCATTGAGAAAAAGGGAGCCAAAATCTCACTGACCAGGTTCGGAAAAATTATTTCAGCTCATTTCCTTCCGGTTTCCAAAGCTTTCCTTATCCGGGATGCCGTACTTGAGGACAACAACCCGATAAAAATTGCAACCAACCTGGAATTTTTCGATGCTGCATACTTCAAGTACTCAAACCAGATCGGAAGTTCCCTGCATGTTAATATGCCATCCAGGGTCTTTCAGGGGGCAGCTCTTGATATTGTCTTTGATGGTGAATCCCTGTCCCAGCTCGACATAAAAATAAGGGAACTTATGCTGAACTTTGCCTCTGACTTTTTAACATGCGGATGCAGGGATTCCCCTTATTGCGGATGCGCAGAGCAGAAATTTTCAGAGAAGATTATCCGGCTGCGTATGGAAGGCAATGATCCCTCCCAGATCATCAGGACCCTTGAAGATAAGTACGGAATATCGGCATATCAGGGAGATGTTTTCGGATACCTGGACAATGCAGTGCGTAACCTTGACGCCATTGAGCTGATTGCAAGGGTTCATTCGAAAAGGGAAGTTGCAGAAAATGCAAAGAAACTTAAAAAGAAAGTTCAGGGCTGA
- the mtnP gene encoding S-methyl-5'-thioadenosine phosphorylase translates to MDKIDEIAEIAVLGGVGFNSHRDCENYPVKTPYGSVTAYITRINGKDIAIIPRHAKEVHIPPHRVNYRANIWAVRSLGVKRVISTNSVGSMRGHPAGSFVVLDDFIDFTRSRPSTFYDDNTVHVDVAEPYCPEIKEALKYSLNKHGFSYTEGIYACTEGPRFETRAEIRMMSQFADVVGMTGIPEVVLAKELGLCYASLAIVTNQACGMTTQKLTADEVTEVVGKAQDSISEIISETIRNIPETRKCMCRFAKEGACL, encoded by the coding sequence ATGGATAAGATAGATGAGATTGCAGAAATTGCAGTTCTCGGAGGTGTGGGTTTTAACTCACACAGGGACTGCGAAAATTATCCTGTAAAGACTCCCTATGGGAGTGTTACTGCATATATTACCCGCATAAATGGAAAAGATATTGCAATAATTCCCAGACACGCTAAAGAAGTTCATATTCCTCCTCACAGGGTCAACTACAGGGCAAATATATGGGCTGTGCGTTCCCTCGGAGTAAAACGTGTAATTTCCACAAATTCGGTCGGGTCAATGCGCGGGCACCCTGCAGGCAGTTTTGTCGTGCTTGACGATTTCATAGATTTTACCCGCAGCAGGCCTTCTACTTTTTATGATGATAATACCGTGCATGTTGATGTCGCTGAACCTTACTGCCCTGAAATTAAGGAAGCCCTCAAATATTCCCTGAATAAACACGGTTTTTCTTACACCGAAGGGATCTACGCCTGCACGGAAGGCCCTCGTTTTGAAACCAGGGCTGAAATACGCATGATGAGCCAGTTCGCAGACGTTGTTGGTATGACCGGTATACCCGAGGTGGTCCTTGCAAAAGAACTCGGCCTTTGCTACGCTTCCCTTGCCATTGTTACAAACCAGGCATGTGGGATGACAACACAAAAATTAACAGCAGACGAAGTGACAGAAGTTGTCGGAAAAGCTCAGGACTCGATCTCCGAAATCATCTCTGAAACAATCAGAAATATTCCTGAGACAAGGAAATGCATGTGCAGATTTGCAAAGGAAGGAGCCTGCCTTTAA
- a CDS encoding DUF3467 domain-containing protein: MAEDVESRENIESAASKKGKKSITIEFIKPDDFKQIYAIGAAGGHSPYDFRIGFYNDTPKMFGDSSESRVIERRVEAEVILSPVAALELNRWLTQHINEYESVFGPIARAIPRTPRKEPAKSVDESTNIQGYI, encoded by the coding sequence ATGGCCGAAGATGTTGAATCCAGAGAAAATATTGAAAGCGCAGCTTCTAAAAAAGGAAAAAAGAGTATTACAATTGAGTTTATAAAGCCTGATGATTTCAAGCAAATATATGCGATAGGAGCTGCTGGCGGGCACAGCCCTTACGATTTCAGGATCGGTTTTTACAATGATACGCCCAAGATGTTCGGGGACTCTTCAGAGTCCAGAGTTATTGAAAGGCGCGTTGAGGCAGAAGTTATACTCTCTCCAGTTGCAGCCCTTGAACTGAACCGCTGGCTGACGCAGCACATCAACGAATACGAATCCGTTTTCGGGCCTATCGCAAGAGCAATTCCAAGAACTCCCAGAAAAGAGCCAGCAAAATCTGTTGACGAAAGCACCAATATTCAGGGTTATATATAA
- a CDS encoding PGF-pre-PGF domain-containing protein → MRIFLKLLSSFMVLSLLFVSPYPVSSGPDDGTGLIGLAENASIPVWSPNGGEILFIRNNPVIQDDTDYGLDIYKIDLNDSSEIRLTDFYYDEGNHVWSPDGMKILYSYEAADDFYLYIMNSDGSDNFELVKKSYGRNFSGISGCAWSPDGSRIAYISSDHNGFDRLVTLNPDGSNEQIVASFAEISALAWAPDSSGMAFNAAYSEDGQTGIYLADLESSEPVFLVRGEIRQQIQSWQSEVWSPDGSRILYSSNENGNSDIYSVNTDGSEKIQLTDDNSKDYSPCFSPDGSKIIFISDRTGHSSIWIMSSNGDKEEELTEGFEGIHDFSWNPNGQKIAFSSDSNSYIQEIDYSESGDEDSQDDSSSDDSDNDTEVNPEYLHMEILSPDLNFAASQGTPELITVRITNNSGSPVQSSGFKFIKANFSNGDPELQLFDDGTHEDITASDGIFSNQWIPVNTTGLPLTLCILWASADHESLGDAEQIISGTISRKPIPSDLVIENISWSPADPYVNDNITFSITSANRGSGPSEACKVKCYINGNEAYSYSLPELEARSSTSIIFSWIPTAPGNIDVKAVVDEENQVSESVEENNEKSVSFSVKSLTPSTSSGKSGGKSSSSGGGGGGGGSPEPASNVRIKELSQQYITSGKYAKFAFPRNATCVTHVAFNSRRTAGKTTTIVEMLKNKSTRVPDLPAGKIYENVNIWVGNKGTADPENIENAVVGFRVEKSWITLNDVDPASVRLWRLSSGEWEELSIRQSGEDDRYSYFEAQTEGFSHFVITAPSGENETIENALKSSIVPPVRSSAEVMEELFGKLSGKQNADFPVISAMSVNESGSEPEAPSTAGHAADRITGRGIIKVLVVIALLSVTGFLGSLILRKQN, encoded by the coding sequence ATGAGAATATTTCTAAAACTATTAAGTTCTTTTATGGTGCTTTCCCTGTTATTTGTGTCTCCTTATCCGGTATCTTCCGGACCGGATGACGGGACTGGACTTATTGGACTGGCAGAGAACGCATCAATTCCTGTCTGGTCTCCGAACGGAGGCGAAATTCTTTTCATCCGTAACAATCCCGTAATACAGGACGATACTGATTACGGACTGGATATTTACAAAATTGACCTTAATGATTCATCAGAAATCCGGCTAACTGACTTTTATTACGATGAAGGAAACCATGTATGGTCACCTGACGGCATGAAAATTTTATACAGCTATGAGGCAGCTGACGATTTTTATCTCTATATCATGAATTCCGACGGTTCAGACAATTTTGAACTGGTAAAAAAGAGCTATGGAAGAAACTTTTCGGGAATCTCCGGCTGTGCCTGGTCTCCTGACGGCTCCAGAATTGCTTACATTTCCAGTGATCATAACGGATTTGACAGACTGGTAACTTTAAACCCTGATGGGTCAAATGAACAGATAGTTGCAAGTTTTGCTGAAATCTCAGCTTTAGCATGGGCTCCGGATTCGTCCGGAATGGCATTCAATGCCGCGTACTCTGAAGATGGGCAAACCGGGATATATCTGGCTGACCTGGAGAGTTCTGAACCTGTATTCCTTGTCAGAGGAGAAATAAGGCAGCAAATCCAGTCATGGCAGTCAGAAGTATGGTCTCCTGACGGCTCGAGAATACTTTATTCTTCAAACGAGAATGGGAACTCTGATATATACTCCGTAAATACTGACGGAAGCGAGAAAATACAGCTCACTGATGATAACTCAAAAGATTACTCTCCCTGTTTTTCACCGGATGGAAGTAAAATAATATTCATATCCGACAGGACAGGGCATAGCAGCATTTGGATCATGAGTTCTAACGGGGATAAAGAAGAGGAACTAACAGAAGGCTTTGAGGGCATTCATGATTTTTCATGGAACCCGAACGGTCAGAAGATTGCCTTCTCTTCCGATTCTAATTCTTATATTCAGGAAATAGATTATTCCGAAAGCGGTGATGAAGATTCTCAGGATGATTCATCTTCAGATGACTCTGATAATGATACAGAAGTGAATCCGGAATATCTCCACATGGAGATACTCTCCCCGGATCTGAATTTTGCTGCAAGCCAGGGAACTCCAGAACTGATAACTGTCCGTATCACGAATAATTCCGGAAGCCCGGTTCAGAGTTCTGGATTCAAATTTATTAAAGCTAATTTCAGCAACGGAGATCCCGAACTTCAGTTATTTGATGACGGGACACATGAGGACATCACAGCCAGTGACGGAATATTCTCAAACCAGTGGATACCTGTCAATACTACAGGATTACCACTTACTCTCTGCATCCTCTGGGCTTCTGCAGACCATGAGAGTCTCGGTGATGCCGAACAGATCATCAGCGGGACTATCTCCAGAAAGCCTATACCTTCAGACCTGGTAATAGAAAATATATCATGGTCTCCTGCAGACCCCTATGTGAATGATAACATAACCTTCAGTATTACATCTGCAAACCGGGGTTCCGGGCCTTCTGAAGCATGTAAGGTGAAATGCTACATCAATGGAAACGAGGCATACTCTTATTCTCTTCCGGAACTTGAAGCCCGCTCCAGCACTTCAATTATATTTAGCTGGATCCCGACTGCCCCCGGGAATATAGATGTAAAAGCAGTTGTGGATGAGGAAAATCAGGTTTCGGAATCAGTGGAAGAGAATAACGAAAAATCAGTGTCATTCAGCGTAAAGAGTTTGACTCCGTCAACCTCCTCAGGCAAAAGCGGAGGTAAATCATCTTCCAGTGGTGGCGGGGGCGGAGGTGGAGGTTCTCCTGAGCCTGCAAGCAATGTCAGAATAAAGGAACTTTCACAGCAATATATTACCAGCGGTAAATATGCGAAATTCGCCTTCCCGAGAAATGCAACCTGTGTAACTCATGTAGCTTTTAATTCCAGGCGTACCGCAGGAAAAACCACAACCATTGTTGAGATGTTGAAGAACAAATCCACACGTGTGCCTGACCTTCCTGCAGGAAAGATCTATGAAAATGTGAATATCTGGGTAGGAAATAAAGGTACTGCAGATCCTGAAAATATTGAAAACGCTGTTGTGGGTTTCAGGGTTGAAAAGAGCTGGATTACTTTGAATGATGTAGATCCGGCTTCGGTCAGGCTCTGGAGGTTAAGCAGTGGGGAATGGGAAGAACTTTCTATCCGCCAGTCGGGGGAAGATGACAGATACAGCTATTTCGAAGCTCAAACTGAAGGATTCTCGCATTTCGTCATAACTGCCCCTTCCGGGGAGAATGAAACTATAGAAAATGCCCTGAAGTCCTCTATAGTCCCGCCTGTCAGGAGTTCGGCTGAAGTAATGGAAGAGTTATTCGGAAAACTGTCGGGTAAACAAAACGCTGATTTCCCTGTGATTTCAGCAATGTCTGTGAATGAAAGCGGTTCGGAACCGGAAGCCCCCTCAACAGCAGGACATGCTGCTGACAGAATAACAGGCAGAGGAATTATTAAAGTACTTGTGGTGATAGCACTGCTTTCGGTAACAGGTTTTCTGGGATCTCTTATTTTAAGAAAACAGAACTGA
- a CDS encoding LSM domain-containing protein, protein MFPNKKVQKIVGSRIQVEMKGDLNLLEGTLKSVDDYMNLHLVDTMEIVKGEKVRSLGSVVLRGNNIILITPVED, encoded by the coding sequence TTGTTCCCAAATAAAAAAGTTCAGAAAATTGTTGGATCAAGGATCCAGGTAGAAATGAAAGGCGACCTTAATTTGCTTGAAGGCACTCTGAAGAGCGTGGACGACTACATGAATCTTCATCTTGTTGATACGATGGAGATAGTTAAAGGGGAAAAAGTCCGCTCCCTTGGTTCTGTAGTGCTTCGGGGCAATAATATCATACTGATCACTCCTGTCGAAGACTGA
- a CDS encoding energy-coupling factor transporter transmembrane component T family protein: MKEIMQYINSDSFLHRMNPLSKIAAVTGIIVLSVFTTDSYVLGLLVLGIFLASLKAGLHQELLRQLKLLVFLSLTLILLTIFTLKSGDSIGYLIPTGTLSAAGMVPVTTGALDFGTVLSLRFFAMLFAFQLLVVTTKPSDLMKALMEIHVPVDYVLMFVIALRFIPSLQVEGQRIHEAQLARGYNPGKGVRGKIRSLKPVLIPLVANSLGRTQVLGLTMDMRGYRSRQSTEKHKRLSWNRTDVAAVGFVTLMGIGVLVTGIM, from the coding sequence ATGAAAGAAATTATGCAATATATTAACAGTGACAGCTTTTTGCACAGAATGAATCCGCTTTCAAAAATTGCTGCCGTTACAGGGATAATAGTCCTCAGCGTCTTTACCACAGACTCTTATGTTCTTGGACTTCTGGTTCTTGGGATTTTTCTTGCTTCCCTGAAAGCCGGGCTCCACCAGGAACTTTTGAGGCAGCTCAAACTTCTTGTGTTTTTAAGCCTGACTCTTATACTGCTCACAATTTTTACTCTTAAAAGTGGGGATTCCATCGGATACCTGATTCCAACCGGTACTCTTTCTGCCGCAGGGATGGTTCCTGTTACAACAGGAGCTCTGGACTTCGGGACTGTGCTGTCCCTGCGCTTCTTTGCAATGCTCTTTGCTTTCCAGCTCCTTGTGGTTACGACAAAACCAAGCGACCTCATGAAAGCCCTCATGGAGATCCACGTCCCCGTGGACTATGTGCTCATGTTCGTTATAGCTCTCCGTTTTATTCCAAGCCTCCAGGTCGAAGGCCAGCGCATTCACGAAGCCCAGCTTGCCAGAGGCTACAATCCTGGAAAAGGAGTACGTGGAAAGATCAGGAGCCTAAAGCCAGTTCTTATTCCTCTTGTGGCAAACTCCCTTGGAAGGACTCAGGTTCTTGGACTGACAATGGATATGAGAGGATATAGAAGCCGGCAGAGTACTGAAAAACACAAAAGGCTTTCCTGGAACAGGACAGACGTGGCAGCAGTCGGATTTGTGACTCTTATGGGAATAGGAGTTCTTGTAACAGGAATCATGTAA
- a CDS encoding tryptophan transporter codes for MKSQDIAVVGILLAVGAIVRYLSLVIPGPIVSNLVIAFYCLAIILVIPAFTEVIGIGIVAGIVCALLSHSIFPPANLISEPIGAVTCLAIYKTLMGRLSVAPAISTLLGTLASGISFVAIAMFMVAPAILTKYDTMGAFVIAIVPIVGLTAIANAIIVQILYVPASKVLSRGKA; via the coding sequence ATGAAATCTCAGGATATTGCTGTTGTTGGAATTTTACTCGCAGTCGGTGCGATAGTTCGATATTTATCCCTTGTAATCCCTGGACCAATTGTCTCAAATCTCGTAATAGCATTTTACTGTCTTGCCATTATACTTGTCATACCTGCGTTCACTGAAGTAATAGGTATAGGAATTGTAGCAGGAATAGTCTGTGCCCTCCTGAGCCATTCTATCTTTCCGCCTGCAAACCTTATCAGTGAACCGATTGGTGCAGTAACCTGCCTGGCAATATACAAAACACTTATGGGAAGGCTCTCAGTCGCCCCTGCAATTTCAACCCTTCTCGGGACCCTTGCCAGCGGGATAAGTTTCGTAGCTATTGCAATGTTCATGGTCGCTCCTGCAATTCTGACCAAATACGACACTATGGGGGCTTTTGTAATAGCTATTGTTCCTATTGTAGGCTTGACCGCAATTGCGAACGCAATTATTGTCCAGATTCTCTATGTTCCTGCTTCAAAGGTACTTTCCAGGGGGAAAGCATAA